The proteins below come from a single Deltaproteobacteria bacterium RIFCSPHIGHO2_02_FULL_44_16 genomic window:
- a CDS encoding ferritin: MLPKQMESALNTQIEEELFASYLYLSMSAYCHSLNFKGFANWMRMQAGEEREHAMKLYDYIIERGGRVELEAMKKPAHSFSSIIEMFSDALAHEKKVSTQINKLYEQAEKLKDYPSRIMLQWFITEQVEEEMNAEEIVQKLKFVGNDKNGLLLLDRDLGSRQKKS; encoded by the coding sequence ATGTTACCCAAACAAATGGAATCAGCGCTGAATACTCAAATCGAAGAAGAACTTTTTGCCTCATATCTCTATCTTTCGATGTCAGCCTACTGTCACAGTTTAAATTTTAAAGGTTTCGCCAATTGGATGCGCATGCAAGCAGGAGAAGAGCGCGAACATGCGATGAAGCTCTATGATTACATTATCGAACGCGGCGGCCGTGTTGAACTTGAAGCGATGAAAAAACCGGCGCACTCTTTTTCTTCTATCATTGAGATGTTTTCAGATGCTCTTGCGCATGAGAAAAAAGTGTCGACTCAAATCAACAAACTCTATGAACAAGCAGAAAAACTGAAAGATTACCCGAGCCGCATTATGCTTCAGTGGTTTATTACGGAACAAGTGGAAGAAGAGATGAATGCGGAAGAAATTGTGCAGAAATTAAAATTTGTGGGAAATGACAAAAACGGCCTTCTCTTGTTGGATCGCGACCTGGGAAGTCGACAAAAGAAATCATGA